Part of the Carassius auratus strain Wakin chromosome 8, ASM336829v1, whole genome shotgun sequence genome is shown below.
AGTGCATGCATTCATGCAGTGCAGGAATAGAGACAAGAAACCCCTGCTCACTCTGCAGCTCCAGTCACTATGGCATTAGGTTTTTCGTAAAAACAGCTTGCCATAAGGCTCTActcagatcagaatcagaatcagaatgagctttattgccaggtatgtttacacatacaaggaatttgttttcgtgacagaagctccgcagtacaacagaatgacagcgacagaacataaaacacataataaagaataaaaaatacaaataagtagatagtgaatgacaatatacaaattgacaattgtaggcaggtatattacaaaatacagttatgtatgtacatgtatattatgtgcaaaatttaagtgtatactaagtatatgtgttagataaataagtgtatgtgtatataaatataaagtgtagtgtgttcacagttattatcagctgttaataagatggattgcctgaagGAAGAAAccggtcctgtgtctggtcgttctagtgctcagtgctctgtagcgtcgactagatggcaacagttcaaagagggagcgtgctggatgtgaggggtccagagtgattttgacagccctttttctcactctggataagtacagttcttgaatagaagggagggttgtaccaatgattcgctcagcagtccggactaccctctgtagtcttctgaggtcagatttagaagctgagctgaaccagacagttactgaagtgcagaggatggattcaatgatggtggagtagaactgtttcagcagctcctgtggcaggttaaacttcctcagctggcgaaggaagtacaacctctgctgggcctttttcacgatggagtcaatgtgaatgtcccacttcaggtcctgagagatagtggtgcccaggatcctgaatgactccactgcagtcacagggctgttcatgatagtgcaggggggtttctcctgaagtccacgatcatctccactgttttgagcgtgttaagctccaggttgttgagagtgcagcagacagccagctcttttacctcctgtctgtaagcagactcgtcaccgtcctgaatgaggccgatgagtgtggtgtcgtctgcaaacttcaggagcttgacagaggggtccttagatgtgcagtcgttagtgtacagggagaagagcagtggggagagaacgcagccctggggagctccggtgctgattgtacgggtgctggatgtgtattttcccaacctcactagctgctgcctgtctgtcaggaagctgttgatccactgacagatggaggtgggcacggagagctgatttagtttgggcaggaggaggtttgggatgatcgtgttgaaggccgagctgaagtccacaaacaggatcctcacataagtccccggtctgtcgaggtgttgcagaacataatgcagtccaatgtttactgcatcgtccacagacctgtttgctctgtagacaaactgaagaggatccagcaagggtccagtgatgtccttcaggtgggccagcaccagtttttcaaatgacttcatgactacagacgttagagccacaggcctttagtcatttagtcctgtaattttggttttcttagggatggggatgatggtggagcttttgaagcatgaagggacttcgcacagctccagcgatctgttgaagatctgtgtgaagatgggggccagctggtcatcacaggatttcagacaggctggtgtaacacaatctgggcctggtgcttttttccttttctgcttccggagaTGTGAGCTCCCCCACTGATTTGTTCCAGCTCAAGCATCAGCGGAGCATCAGCGGAGCTGAAAGACAAATTAATAGCCGGGTCGACTTATGCTTGGTAGCACAAGGCGTCAAGACCATAATGCAAGACAAAAATTGGCTGCAGAATTCTTAGAGTCTGCGCCCAGAAGCAGTTCACAAAATAAGTGCTGGCAGTGTAGGACCAATTCAATGCACGTGCCTGCATCAGTGCAGCGCAAaagtagagagagagataggaaaACCTGTCTGCTCAGCTTTACAACCTGAGCCATTATaacattaatgttacaaaaggctTGCCACTTAATATTTCAgctaattaaaaatctatttcaaccatggtaaatcGTTGCTGTATtatggggtgtaatagcgcaacacgtAATCGCCATGAGGAAaacaaaatgagaatggattaactttagaCCGCTTTCCTGCTAGGAGGcgcgaccacggagaccataacatctgaatattaatttatatagcttaagttaacattgaaaataagggaaatttcttggGTTAcacatccaaaatacgggaaatttcaacattcataattttgttgctatccctctaaCAGGAtaatttacaggaaaatactaaatcGGGAAGACGgcgggaaaagagctcaaatacgtgagaatcCCGGataaaaacgggagggttgacagcttctaactacacttttgttaaaagtaattacatgtgtgaatggttgttagcactaacgttTACCAAACTACCAGCTAGGTGTAGCGCAGCTTACCTTTGTCCAGATTACTGTAACGTATACTGTTTGCTGGTTTTATGATCTGCAACTCCTGAAcatatccatttgtgaactgcacatgagactccaatgacttgtagcttcggaactgtcCTGAAGAGTAGGcgctcataaaacaaacaatgtagcataggatatctgtaatgcaaaagtgcggcagcaagtcgTCATTGGTATAGTGCCGATTTTgtgcacataccggtccctgacaTCCCTATTTtgtgtatccctttaaatccTACAACCTTTTCGCAATTTtaccatcttttctctttctcccaactctgcttcttctcgttcgactTGCTGTATATTTACATTCGCGAGGCTACCAACagggccgccacgtcccagaatgcaagtCGGCGCCCAAGCAGAGCTGAACAAATTTTATATTACTCCGGCAGACCAACGCTTGGTAGCATGAAGCGCCAAGACCATGGTGCACAATATAATATCTGTTGCAGGAACTCTTCAGAGTTTGCGTCTAAAAACAGTATACGAACAAAAGTTGGAAGCTAAGAACCTGCGCAGCTGATAAGGGAGAGGGAGCAAAACCCGCCTGCTCACTGTTATAACCAATTGCTATAAACACGTGAGGTCTTCAACTTGCTTCAGCTTGACGCAGCAGCGGAGCTGAAGGAAGTAGTCATGCAACAAATTATTGGTTTCAGAAGCGCCAATATCACAGTGCACAACAACATCTGTGCAGGACCCCTCAGAGTCTGCGTCTAAAAACAGTACACGAACGAGAGTTGGAAGCTTAAGAGCCAAATCAAATGAACGTGTCTGCATTACAGTGCAGCAGGTAACGTAAGaggacaaggcaggcaaaccaagcaattgcttggggcccgagctggcctggggccccaagacaacgactggttaagaataaaatgcaacgacactgtgtgagcgcccctttgatcgtcaatgcagtaatgTGTAATGGCATttttatcgggatccccctcaagggggcccctctcagtagtcgctgacagcagccagccaaccacgtgatctcacgtgatggactaatatctgtgaatattaagccgtaacagtctatttaaatatgaatcctgcatgttctgcgtgtctctgtcaatgaatggagcagaagcgcgacttcctttattaacacacactgaagcgcacgtgacggtaatttcagcgtctgctgtcaaactaaataagacgagaacacatgaacaacatctccataACTGCTCTGACAgccacttcatgagcatttgaccttttgatttgagtaaaactagcgtcacatcacatacacagaactgtaaaggtacgacaacccgtcaaaataaaagtcctgttttagacaagtatttgccagagatgtattactattgttcagcagaatgtacatagcctactactaaaaaaaaatcaaactttttttttaaggtttaatcacacaaaatatcttccatgctttatttttaatagtaaatccccattgtttaccaaaaagttaagtttgcttaattttcaataattaaaatataaattaaattaatgttttgtgtttaatgtttaatgtgcatctcagaaaatgctttatttaaaacctcaactgaatggcacttaaatgcacttaattcatctgtcaaactttattgtcattgttcacagtacaagtacagacagagaaacaatggataataattaaatgtttatttttgatgtatgcattgcattctatgcattttaaaataaaaaaaataataattttctaaaaaaaggaaacttagttgttcattttaagagacccaggagtcttatttcctctagcataattaatattaataagcaaaaacacaATTTATCCGATTACTTGATTATtcaatggaatttttggtagaatacttgaTTACTAAAAAATTTGATTGCTACAGCCCCAGATGAAAGTGGCatagcaaatagcatgctatactattccaccgtgataatctatttaccaaatgggggttatgaaaaccacacaataaattccttgcatcaaacattagcttgggatgtttttaagcataggtagtgaaagcagctgcctgcatcccttcccttctaatatcaaaatatggaaatgctaacatatcttaaattttttcggtaaactttataataagtaaaaatactgtttgctaacagttaaattacaattaactcaagattaattaactatcaatttaccatctattaataattgttattacaAAGTGTCTACCATCTAACTTAGTTAGAAACTATGGTTtggggaaacgcacccctgagctgttaatagtcacctctttcaatatgctaacagtaaaatggtaaaatgtacttcacaggtaatttctgattttttttcaattattttcccagctacaccattaacttcatcctcaacatcaacagatgcatcacttctcagtgctgatgtttcttcTATATAGCCAAGttaccacaagctctataattatagctgatattttgcacagcccagagtttaaactgataagtgtgtgttcattttattagaaaacaaaaacagtgcaaatcactattgaattcccaccaaactattttttcaagcagtatttgcactgtaaaccttttttatttatataaagtgtgggtgaacttaaactgtatggctatgctgtggttcctgtaggctttgcatgtgtgtgggggtcggggggcctctatgtccattttgctcggggcccccaaattccttcaaacggccccgGTAAGAGAGAAAGGGGAATTTAGCCACCTACTCACCTTTATAGCTTGCTATAAGAAATATTCTGAAGCACGTAAATTTTTTCACTTATTTGTTTCAGAACAATGTAGCAGCGGAgattaaataaatagtaattagtCGGGCAAAATAATGTTTGGTAGCTTGAAGCGCCAAAAATCACATTGCACAACATGTGTGGGACACCTCAGAGTCTGCGTCTAAAACAGTAGCCTACACGAACAAGAGTTGGAAGGGTAAGCGCCAAATCAAATGAACATGTCTGCATCAGTGCAGCCCGCCATCTGACTGTTATAGCTTGCTATAATCACTTGAGCTCTTCCATTTGTTTCAACTCAACGCAGCAGCGGAGCCGAATGAAGTAGACAGGCAACTATTATTGGTAGCACTAAgcgccaaaataataataatgcagcaGCGGAGCTGAAATAAATAGTAAGTAGTCGGGTAAATTAATGTTTGGTAGCTTGAAGTGCCAAAAAACATAATGCACAAACACCCGTTGCAGGACTCCTTAGAGtctgcatttaaaaacaatagGCCTGCACGAACAAGAGTTGGAAGCGTAAGCGCCAAATCAAATGAACGTGTCTGCATTAGTTCAGCGAAGCAGATAACAGAGAAGGGGAAAACTTGTTATAAGAAATACTCtgaattagtatatatatatatatatatatatagcctaactATAAATTTGAGAAAACACTTGATCCAAGGAGGATGTAGAGCAACGGTGGATATTATATAGTAAGCTCGCCCCTTAACCCATAGCTTACTATATCTACAACTTGTGTCGCCTGCGAGCTCAAGAGCAGGGGCTGCTGTATAGAGTAGCCTATGTTTCATCCAATCTGCAGCCGACAGAATCGAAAAGGGGAAGGattgagaaataataataataattattattattcttacagACTCAGTtcaggggggtattccagaaagcaggttatgtgacatacccgggtatgtttaAGAGTAAGTAAGCGGATAACCTCAACTTTGGGTTCCAAAAACAGAGGTAACTTTCAGGGTATGTTAGTAGTCATAGCAACTCACTCTCTAAACTTAACCTGCTCCGGAGCAGGTTATGTTCCAGGGTTAGTTCACTACAGCGAGCCTTCAATGGGGTGACagattattatacaatattacaatatgtaatatagcctattttatatatatatatatatatatatatatatatatatatatatatatatatatatatatatgatatgttaatgaggaagcgctaatataagtaataaataaggtaatatattattctaatatgattatttattttattggcataagagttatctataaattatgtattaagaggtatgcataaattataaaacaatatgacaaggtaatgtttaacatatatatttatatattttatttattacatgttatatctcacacatggagtggtattttctataatgtctgaattctaaatcaaaaaacatatctgatatgacttaatgtataattagcataaaacaaataatacaatttacattctcaaggattggaaaaaaaaattaaatgattgcacagccatcagtaaggtggcgatatgcactaagcaggtaaacaactaatgaacaaaagaagaagaaagaaacagcttggcgcgctttttcttagcgtccgtttctatagtgactcgtcgattcgttgctctgttgagaatgtcttgagtcttaaccaggaacatactctgagttgaatgaacttactccTGGACgtgtttttggaaccacatacctcgagtcagcaaggtttggggttaatcaaccgagagttcagggtttagttcacggtaagttaaccctgctttctggaatacaccccaggAGCTCTAGTTAAGCCTAATgagatgatctgaatcaggtgttaaATAACGGAGACACACAAAATGTTCTAAGCGGGTTCCCATGACCAGCACTGAAAACTACTGCCTTAAACAATTACTTAtgtcagtggttcccaatccttgTCCAggagaacccccaacactgctcattttagatgtctccctattcaaacacacctgatttaactcatcagctcattattgaagactccaagacctcaactGTTGCTCAGTGCTGCACTGATTCGTTTACTGGAAGCTACTGGTAAGTTCGGATCATTTTTCCGACTCGGACCTTttagtctcgttcagcaaaatgaacgaaatAACTCAAAACAAGATGAATTCATTTTATCAAAATGTTACGTGTTAATTCCCTAACACATCTACTAATTACGCAAACGTTAATAACACTACAGACACTACAAAACAATAATGcgataaaaacagaaaatattaattcattatttacatgAGTCTTCAGTTTATGATTGGCTCACCTCACCGTTTATCTGACATGTCCCCGGCTTGAAACCAGTTGATGCGCAACTGAACAAATCTTCGTctcgagtcacattaaagattcgttcaaaatgaatgaatcgttcaagaacgactcATCTCTAGAATCTACTTGGACTCCAGACACATCTAAGGGAGTAATGTTACGTGTTAAAGGTGACGCTATAGCAGGCATGGTTGGTAGATATTAACGATTTTTTTACGTAGCTTATTTAatgatatatttcattattttgagcgaattttgCCGAAATACTTTAAGGGTGCATCGTGCTCTATGATCAGTACAGATCTACAAGGCTGATGCATCAAATGATCGTTTAACATTCTGTGAGGCACACAGTAATTCTTTAGTATGACTTCAGATGTCTGGTTGGTTTTGTTTTTCCATCTTGTTCTACAGATTTTtgcgtaatatttttttaaatatctttatggaatcCAATCGTTATTTGTATTGCGAGTAAAGGTActgtaacactttttttcttttctttttttcatttggaaaaaaaatgcaaaaagggaTGAATCAGGAAGTATTATGTTGTCTTTGGTCAGTAAGTCaagcaaaaaatattaaatatgaaagtaGACTTTATATTGTAACGAAATGTTAAACGCGATTGTAGAAAAACTaaacatatgtttttattaatgacAAATTATGGCTGATGTCTTTTAaaagagaaatgttttttttttttttttttttttttcaagtttggacTCTACTTGGAATCTAATCTTAAAGTAGGCTACTTAAATACTTTACAAGCAAATGaaagttaaaatataattattgataAATTAAGTTTGTATTAAGGCTCCTTATATGACCTAAACTTGCCATTCATGCAAAATAGCTCGCTGCTTCCTGGttccatctatatatatatatatatatatatatatatatatatatatatatatatatatatatatatataccttttttttcatatattctgTTTTAAACGTAATTGctttactgtgtgtgtatgtgtgtgtgtatatatatatatatatatatatatatatatatatatatatatatcttgagaCTTGTTACAATGTGACGTATGCTCTGCCTAGAGACTTATCTTTAAATAATCAAATTCTTAATTAAATaagtaattgtaaaaatgttagattttagatttacaaatttatattatttatacattttgtatttttgaatcAGCCTTATTAAATAGTTCATTGCGACATCAACTGGCCATGAAAAAGATGTGTTCTCAGGaagtctttctttcttgtttattATCTGCCTTCATCAGTGGTTGTTGCGTGAGACTTTTGTTCTTGTcgtatttgtttgttgttgaaaGTACAATGCAAGACCAGACTACTCCATATCTCATAAGTGTGGATACTACTAGTATAGATCTGTTTAAACAAATATCTTGCAATCAATACCATTGCGTTATAAATTAAGTATTTTGGATTTTGACATTTCTTTTCTTCACTCCACAGCAACTAAAGGACCGATGGAAAAAGGCAAAGTGCTTCTTTCACTATTAGTTGTCAGTATTATTGGCATTCTAGTTTTAGTGCACATGAACGGTGATACATATTACATACAAGCTCCTACAGCAATAAAAGCTCCTCTGtcaaataataaattcaaaatcCTGGAAGCTTCATATCCAATAACACCCATTAGAGACTCGGAGCATTTCATGGTGTCTGCCTTTATCGACCACAGACTGGATGGGGTCATTCGAGTCATCAGTATAATCAACAGAAACCATCTTCAGCCGCTTTACTGTGTTTACTGCAATGCTGAACAAGTCTGCAAAACTGTTCACACTGAGGTCCAGATACACAGCGACCATTTTGGCTTCCCGTATGGTGCCTCCGATGTGATTTGTAAAGGTAAACCCATGACTGATGCAACTCATGTCCTCATAACTGTCAAGAAAGATTCAGCTGACCTCAAAATTGAATATCTGCCAATAAAAAATAAGGCTTTACAAGAGACTTTCAAGTTTAACTTCACCGTTTGCATTTCTAACCTTTTTGGCGACTACAACAATGTACTGCAGTTTGCTCAAACGATGGAGATGTACAAGCTTCTGGGAGTACAGCATGTGGTCATCTATAACACTAGTAGTGGACCAGACATGGAAAAGCTCTTAAAACATTATGAAACGGAGGGGATACTGGAGATCGTTCCATGGCCTATCGACCAGTTTCTGAACCCTTCTTCAGGCTGGAACATCAAGCTACA
Proteins encoded:
- the LOC113106830 gene encoding glycosyltransferase family 92 protein F13G3.3-like yields the protein MNGDTYYIQAPTAIKAPLSNNKFKILEASYPITPIRDSEHFMVSAFIDHRLDGVIRVISIINRNHLQPLYCVYCNAEQVCKTVHTEVQIHSDHFGFPYGASDVICKGKPMTDATHVLITVKKDSADLKIEYLPIKNKALQETFKFNFTVCISNLFGDYNNVLQFAQTMEMYKLLGVQHVVIYNTSSGPDMEKLLKHYETEGILEIVPWPIDQFLNPSSGWNIKLHKGDIQYYGQLVTLNECIYRHMYQSKYVLLNDIDEIIMPYKHATLQSLMEDLQSAHPSIGVFLIENHIFPKTQFEESGKFKRAEWNNIPGVNIMEHIYREPSRKNIYNPTKMIVNPRKVQQTSVHSPLKHFRGSVLVPFNVCRIVHVRVPLQGSLTKEQLVVDKRVWDFEQELIHNIDHTLKLSGFLKASV